In Candidatus Mycalebacterium zealandia, one DNA window encodes the following:
- the mutL gene encoding DNA mismatch repair endonuclease MutL: MSRIRVLDDILISKISAGEVIERPASVLKEFIENSLDAGAKRISVDLDSGGKRLVRVSDDGCGMSREDALLSIERHATSKIKDEKELASVGTFGFRGEALPSIAGVSRFSLTTRPAQERVGVAIEVEGGKFKGAKDAGCPVGTTVEARSLFFNTRPRLKFLKTNETELSRCSEVARSAAVANPEVDFEVLHNGRNFLRFPRADIQNRVKAVLKNVPLHAVGASSTNGKIKISGFLCAPSDGFSSMTRLYCYVNGRYLRDRFINRVVMECFGRVFEARRYPQGALFIEIPPEDVDVNVHPTKHEVRFLSPGAVAAAIRSAVQDLLSLAPWMTGQKQHAGAPTGAKFFQEKPDNYRKHTAGAGTDEIRNPAGRSAGFDFPSSQSPPRTDDLPATAESFPASGGEGFFSSLKVLGQAGDLYIVCESEKGLVVIDQHAAHERVNFERFKNSYKTDGTLLAQKLLIPEIVEIRPEEAVLFGRFESQMKKLGLNAELFGAAAVRIESVPAIISGASAKQLFVDVLSELDKTGLSELPGEIDRKTEDVLATMACHRSIRAGYVMENSEIRSLLSAMDKCEIPHFCPHGRPVAMDMTYGSLEKMFKRK; this comes from the coding sequence ATGAGCCGTATACGCGTACTTGACGATATCTTAATTTCCAAAATATCCGCGGGTGAAGTGATTGAGCGTCCCGCTTCGGTGCTCAAAGAGTTTATTGAAAACTCCCTTGACGCGGGGGCAAAAAGAATCTCCGTTGATTTGGATTCGGGCGGCAAACGGCTTGTGAGAGTTTCCGATGACGGTTGCGGAATGTCGCGCGAAGACGCACTTTTGAGCATTGAGCGCCACGCGACGAGTAAAATCAAAGACGAAAAAGAGCTTGCCTCCGTGGGCACTTTCGGATTCAGGGGAGAGGCGCTTCCATCCATCGCGGGGGTGTCAAGATTTTCCCTCACAACGCGCCCGGCACAAGAGCGGGTGGGAGTCGCGATAGAGGTTGAAGGCGGGAAATTCAAGGGCGCGAAGGACGCGGGCTGCCCGGTTGGAACAACGGTTGAAGCGCGCTCGCTTTTCTTCAATACCCGCCCGCGCCTCAAGTTTCTCAAAACAAACGAAACCGAACTTTCAAGATGTTCCGAAGTTGCGAGGTCTGCGGCGGTGGCGAATCCCGAAGTTGATTTTGAGGTTTTGCACAACGGCAGAAATTTCCTGCGTTTTCCGCGCGCGGATATTCAAAACAGGGTGAAAGCCGTTCTGAAAAATGTTCCCCTGCACGCGGTCGGGGCTTCAAGCACGAACGGAAAAATCAAAATCTCCGGTTTTCTCTGCGCGCCCTCGGACGGATTTTCTTCAATGACGCGCCTTTATTGCTATGTCAACGGCAGATATCTGCGCGACAGGTTTATAAACAGGGTTGTTATGGAATGTTTCGGGCGCGTGTTTGAGGCGAGGCGCTATCCTCAAGGGGCTTTGTTTATTGAAATTCCGCCCGAAGATGTTGATGTGAATGTTCACCCGACAAAACATGAGGTTCGTTTTTTATCTCCGGGAGCGGTCGCGGCGGCAATTCGCTCCGCCGTGCAGGATTTACTTTCACTGGCTCCGTGGATGACCGGGCAAAAACAGCACGCCGGCGCGCCGACCGGAGCGAAGTTCTTTCAGGAAAAACCGGACAACTACCGAAAACATACCGCCGGAGCGGGCACGGACGAAATTCGCAACCCGGCGGGTCGCTCGGCGGGTTTTGATTTTCCATCTTCGCAATCCCCGCCGCGAACGGATGATTTGCCGGCAACTGCGGAGAGTTTTCCCGCCAGCGGAGGAGAGGGATTTTTCTCTTCCCTTAAGGTTCTTGGGCAGGCGGGAGACCTTTACATAGTTTGCGAGAGCGAAAAAGGGCTTGTTGTGATTGACCAGCACGCGGCGCATGAACGTGTCAATTTTGAGCGGTTCAAAAACAGTTACAAAACTGACGGAACCCTGCTTGCGCAGAAACTTCTAATTCCTGAGATTGTTGAGATACGCCCCGAAGAGGCGGTTTTGTTTGGCAGGTTTGAAAGCCAGATGAAAAAACTCGGGCTCAACGCCGAACTTTTCGGCGCCGCCGCGGTGAGGATTGAATCGGTTCCCGCAATTATCTCCGGAGCGAGTGCGAAACAGCTGTTCGTTGACGTTTTGAGCGAACTGGACAAAACGGGGCTTTCCGAACTTCCGGGCGAAATTGACAGAAAAACTGAAGATGTGCTCGCGACAATGGCGTGCCACAGGTCCATACGCGCCGGATATGTGATGGAAAACTCGGAAATAAGGTCGCTTCTTTCAGCGATGGACAAATGCGAAATTCCGCATTTCTGCCCTCACGGGCGTCCGGTTGCCATGGACATGACGTATGGCTCGCTTGAGAAGATGTTTAAGAGGAAGTAA
- the efp gene encoding elongation factor P, producing the protein MVVETSGFHRGLKIELDGEVWEIIEYQQQKMAQRSPVVTVKARNIVTGAVQEKKFRSGDKFETPDIKKRTMQFLYSDGNIYHFMDTETYDQQELSAAQVGSAADFMSEHQEIQVNFINGNPYGIEFLKHIVELKVTEADPGVKGDTATSATKPATLETGAKVQVPLFVNPGDMIKVDTRDGSYIERVR; encoded by the coding sequence ATGGTTGTAGAAACAAGCGGTTTTCACAGAGGGCTGAAGATAGAGTTGGACGGTGAGGTGTGGGAGATAATTGAGTATCAACAGCAGAAAATGGCTCAGAGAAGCCCCGTTGTAACGGTGAAAGCGCGCAACATTGTCACCGGAGCGGTGCAGGAAAAGAAGTTCCGTTCAGGCGACAAGTTTGAAACCCCCGATATCAAAAAAAGAACCATGCAGTTTCTGTATTCGGACGGAAACATCTATCATTTTATGGACACGGAAACTTACGACCAGCAGGAGCTTTCCGCCGCTCAGGTGGGAAGCGCGGCGGATTTTATGAGCGAGCACCAGGAGATTCAGGTCAATTTTATCAACGGTAATCCTTACGGAATTGAGTTTCTCAAGCACATTGTTGAACTGAAAGTGACCGAAGCCGACCCGGGCGTTAAAGGCGACACGGCAACAAGCGCGACCAAGCCCGCAACCCTTGAAACCGGAGCAAAGGTTCAGGTTCCGCTGTTTGTCAATCCCGGAGATATGATAAAGGTTGACACAAGAGACGGCAGTTACATTGAAAGGGTCAGATAA
- a CDS encoding HPr family phosphocarrier protein — translation MSRVKKTFKIVNTLGLHARAAAGFVKLSNRFSSDVKIIKGDYEVNGKSILGILSLAAARGTDIDIEVSGDDARDAAEEIARFVENGFGEGAHTEN, via the coding sequence TTGAGTCGCGTAAAAAAAACTTTCAAGATAGTAAACACGCTGGGTCTGCACGCCAGAGCCGCGGCGGGTTTTGTAAAACTTTCAAACCGTTTTTCTTCGGACGTGAAGATAATCAAAGGCGACTATGAAGTGAACGGCAAGAGTATTCTCGGAATTCTTTCCCTTGCCGCCGCCAGAGGCACGGACATTGATATTGAAGTGTCAGGAGATGACGCGCGGGACGCGGCGGAGGAAATCGCCAGATTTGTTGAAAACGGATTCGGAGAGGGAGCTCACACGGAAAATTGA
- a CDS encoding prolipoprotein diacylglyceryl transferase: MYPELLTVGNVSVGSFGVMVALAFLTAYLLTERELKRKNINPNIAQDLLLWIVVCSLLGAKLFFMAQNPDAPIFSGHGFTFYGGFFGGLAAGIAVARVKGIGIWKMLDAAAPGLALAYAIGRIGCLLVGDDYGTASSLPWAMAFPNGLPPVDFTVHPTQIYETAAMTAVFAALWKLRLKITVNGSLFALYLMLAGLERFAVEFVRTTTPSPVPGLSVAQVIALGLISFGAVKLIKARK; the protein is encoded by the coding sequence ATGTATCCCGAACTGCTCACTGTCGGCAACGTGTCTGTGGGGTCATTCGGCGTTATGGTCGCGCTCGCGTTTCTCACCGCTTATCTGCTTACCGAACGCGAATTAAAGCGGAAAAACATCAACCCGAATATCGCGCAAGACCTGCTTTTGTGGATTGTCGTGTGTTCACTCCTTGGGGCTAAACTGTTTTTCATGGCGCAAAACCCTGACGCGCCCATTTTTTCGGGACACGGATTTACTTTCTACGGCGGTTTTTTCGGCGGTCTCGCGGCGGGAATAGCGGTCGCGCGCGTAAAAGGAATCGGCATTTGGAAGATGCTTGACGCCGCCGCTCCGGGTCTCGCGCTTGCTTACGCAATCGGGCGAATCGGCTGCCTGCTGGTTGGAGATGACTATGGAACCGCGTCTTCATTGCCGTGGGCAATGGCTTTCCCGAACGGTCTGCCGCCGGTTGATTTCACGGTTCACCCCACTCAAATCTATGAAACGGCGGCAATGACGGCGGTGTTCGCCGCGCTTTGGAAACTGCGGCTGAAAATCACCGTAAACGGCTCGCTGTTCGCGCTCTATCTCATGCTCGCGGGACTTGAGCGGTTCGCGGTTGAATTTGTGCGGACAACCACTCCGAGCCCAGTGCCGGGGCTGTCGGTCGCGCAAGTTATCGCGCTCGGACTTATCTCTTTCGGCGCGGTAAAACTGATTAAAGCCCGGAAATAA
- the hisD gene encoding histidinol dehydrogenase — MKITNVNSANIKKQTDAARRNASNFDSKTVANVSAIVERVRKGGDSALFSLTKKFDGASISAKTVEVSHSEAVAAVKKVSKSVIRDLKLARSRIERYQKQKLPRPGAMKDALGNRLGWITRPLERVGIYIPGGKAAYPSTVLMTAVPAKVAGVSEIVMATPCPGGELNPEAIAAAQIAGVDRIFKIGGAQAVAALAFGTRSVPRVDKIAGPGNIYVTIAKKLVYGEVDIDMMAGPSEVFIIADGSCPPEWVASDLLAQSEHDEMAVPVLAATSRAYAVKVKKALLEMAQGIERKKIAGASIRNNGKIFVVSTLRQAVALANAMGPEHLQICVKNPRALLPLVRHAGAIFLGSLSTEAFGDYICGSSHVLPTGGARFSSPLSAADFVKTPSVAEMSARGFEKLSGAVVNLARAEGLTAHALSVTTRTATTRKRTKK, encoded by the coding sequence TTGAAAATCACAAACGTAAATTCCGCCAATATAAAAAAACAGACTGACGCGGCGCGCAGAAACGCGTCCAATTTTGATTCCAAAACAGTTGCGAATGTTTCGGCGATTGTTGAGCGTGTGCGCAAGGGAGGCGATTCCGCGCTTTTTTCTCTCACAAAAAAGTTTGACGGCGCGAGCATTTCCGCGAAAACGGTTGAGGTTTCGCACTCCGAAGCGGTTGCCGCGGTGAAAAAGGTAAGCAAATCGGTCATCAGGGATTTGAAACTCGCCCGCTCGCGCATTGAGCGTTACCAGAAACAGAAATTGCCGCGCCCGGGCGCGATGAAAGACGCGCTCGGAAATCGGCTGGGCTGGATTACGCGCCCGCTTGAAAGAGTCGGCATCTATATTCCGGGCGGCAAAGCCGCGTATCCCTCAACCGTTCTGATGACGGCGGTTCCGGCGAAGGTCGCGGGAGTGAGCGAAATAGTTATGGCAACTCCATGCCCAGGAGGTGAACTCAATCCCGAAGCGATAGCCGCGGCTCAGATAGCCGGCGTTGACCGGATTTTCAAAATCGGCGGCGCGCAGGCGGTTGCCGCGCTCGCGTTCGGAACGCGTTCGGTTCCACGTGTGGACAAAATTGCCGGTCCCGGAAACATCTATGTGACAATCGCCAAAAAACTGGTTTACGGCGAGGTTGATATAGACATGATGGCGGGCCCGAGTGAGGTTTTCATAATTGCGGACGGCTCATGCCCGCCCGAATGGGTCGCGTCCGATTTGCTTGCTCAGTCCGAGCACGATGAAATGGCGGTTCCCGTTCTCGCCGCCACCTCGCGCGCGTATGCCGTAAAGGTTAAAAAAGCGCTTCTTGAAATGGCGCAGGGGATTGAAAGAAAAAAGATAGCGGGCGCCTCAATCCGCAACAACGGAAAAATCTTTGTGGTCTCAACTCTGCGGCAGGCGGTTGCGCTCGCCAACGCGATGGGACCGGAGCATTTGCAGATTTGCGTGAAAAATCCGCGCGCGTTACTGCCTCTTGTCCGGCACGCCGGGGCGATTTTTCTCGGAAGTCTTTCCACCGAAGCGTTTGGAGATTATATCTGCGGCTCAAGCCACGTTCTGCCGACCGGAGGCGCGAGGTTTTCGTCCCCGCTTTCCGCGGCGGATTTTGTTAAGACTCCGAGTGTTGCCGAAATGTCCGCGCGCGGGTTTGAAAAACTTTCCGGCGCGGTCGTCAATCTTGCGCGCGCCGAAGGGCTTACCGCTCACGCCCTCTCCGTAACTACGCGAACCGCGACAACCCGCAAGAGGACCAAAAAGTAA
- a CDS encoding pseudouridine synthase — protein MAERVQKLLAAAGAGSRRRVEELIKSGAVAVNGSVCKLGDKAEPQDKITVDGKRIDCNTDDSPGRIIAYNKPVGKIVSMKDPQNRPTVFEDLPPLEKSRWVSVGRLDINTTGLLLFCSDGSLAHKLTHPSSGVEREYMARVRGNTGRETIEKLLSGVLLDGKKGHFEKVSPIPSKEKSNKWFKIVVKEGRNRFVRGMWESCGCSVSRLMRIRFGTVKLPKNLPVGASIFLSEKQIRKLREIAG, from the coding sequence ATGGCGGAAAGGGTACAAAAACTGCTCGCCGCCGCCGGAGCCGGTTCGCGGAGGCGCGTGGAGGAGTTGATAAAATCAGGCGCGGTCGCCGTCAACGGCAGTGTTTGCAAACTGGGCGACAAGGCGGAGCCACAAGACAAAATCACGGTTGATGGGAAAAGGATTGACTGCAACACAGATGACTCGCCCGGGCGCATAATCGCCTATAACAAACCGGTTGGCAAAATAGTGAGCATGAAAGACCCGCAAAACCGCCCCACCGTTTTTGAGGATTTGCCGCCGCTTGAAAAATCCCGGTGGGTTTCAGTCGGACGGCTGGACATCAACACCACAGGGCTGCTGCTTTTCTGTTCGGACGGCTCGCTCGCCCACAAACTTACGCACCCTTCAAGCGGAGTTGAGCGGGAATACATGGCACGCGTGCGCGGCAACACCGGGCGGGAAACGATTGAAAAACTTCTCTCCGGCGTTTTGCTTGACGGCAAAAAAGGACATTTTGAAAAAGTTTCGCCGATTCCCTCAAAGGAAAAAAGCAACAAGTGGTTCAAAATTGTGGTCAAAGAGGGAAGAAACCGTTTTGTGAGGGGGATGTGGGAATCCTGCGGATGTTCGGTCAGCAGGTTGATGAGGATTCGCTTCGGAACGGTGAAACTGCCGAAAAATCTACCCGTGGGCGCAAGCATTTTCCTGAGCGAAAAACAAATCCGCAAACTGCGCGAAATCGCCGGTTAG
- a CDS encoding alpha/beta fold hydrolase produces MNFNDFRKHRSKVPEGQIFCRTAGSGPPLLLLHGYPQTGLMWHKIAPELTRDFTVVVPDLRGYGASMAPPSEPDHSSYSKRAMAGDVVRLMDELGFEKFFIAGHDRGGRVAHRLARDHRDRVSALAVLDICPTLDMYEAADMDFALAYFHWFFLTQSPDIPERMIASDPEAWMDMCLQNWSGGHDFGAAKDEYLKFFGDPERIRASCEDYRASATIDLEHDRADRDEPIDIPLHILWGERGVVGRMFEPLKVWQPYTTAAVTGRAMPCGHFIPEEDSEGTVEELKGFFWGVSHLV; encoded by the coding sequence TTGAACTTCAACGATTTTCGCAAACACCGCTCAAAGGTTCCCGAAGGCCAAATCTTCTGCCGGACTGCTGGAAGCGGACCGCCTCTGCTGCTTCTGCACGGCTATCCCCAAACAGGTTTGATGTGGCATAAAATCGCACCCGAACTGACGCGTGATTTCACCGTTGTTGTTCCGGACCTCAGAGGATACGGCGCGAGTATGGCTCCGCCTTCCGAGCCCGACCACTCTTCATACTCCAAACGCGCAATGGCGGGCGACGTGGTTCGGCTGATGGACGAACTGGGTTTCGAGAAATTCTTCATCGCGGGGCACGACAGGGGCGGAAGGGTTGCCCACCGTCTCGCCAGAGACCACCGCGACAGAGTTTCCGCGCTTGCGGTTCTTGATATATGCCCGACCCTTGATATGTATGAGGCGGCGGATATGGATTTCGCGCTCGCTTATTTTCACTGGTTCTTTTTGACTCAAAGTCCCGATATTCCCGAACGGATGATAGCATCCGACCCGGAAGCGTGGATGGATATGTGTCTTCAAAACTGGTCCGGCGGACATGATTTCGGCGCGGCAAAAGATGAATATCTGAAATTTTTCGGCGACCCGGAACGCATACGCGCCTCATGCGAAGATTACAGAGCATCCGCCACAATTGATTTGGAGCATGACAGAGCCGACAGGGACGAACCGATTGATATTCCTCTGCATATTCTGTGGGGCGAACGCGGAGTTGTGGGGCGTATGTTTGAGCCGTTAAAGGTGTGGCAACCCTACACAACCGCCGCCGTTACAGGACGTGCGATGCCGTGCGGGCATTTTATTCCCGAAGAAGACTCGGAAGGGACTGTTGAGGAGTTGAAGGGGTTTTTTTGGGGTGTTTCACACTTAGTTTGA
- a CDS encoding nucleotide-binding protein — protein sequence MKKLSKSKSIEILQKALSAIPALREKTVENYESSEFKKWEFDTATAISKIFENQNEHIRTFRNYMFPRVSYMEQDRYENQRKYEKSYSDSLDRAESHIQSMIDEIKNYWEDDEKETIPRIEPEKPKNTNEVFIVHGRNNEIKQEVARFLTTLKLNPVILHEQPNQGQTIIEKFENHAEQTGFAVVLLTGDDVGALKEEENEPQPRARQNAILELGFFMGKLGRNRVCALVEKGVKIPSDYSGVVYITLDKEGVWKLNLIKELKTAGLNVDANLAVSASN from the coding sequence ATGAAGAAACTATCAAAATCCAAATCCATAGAGATTTTGCAGAAGGCACTGAGTGCCATACCCGCACTACGTGAAAAAACAGTAGAAAATTACGAATCATCAGAATTTAAAAAATGGGAATTTGACACAGCAACTGCCATATCAAAAATATTTGAGAATCAAAATGAACATATAAGGACTTTTAGGAACTATATGTTCCCACGAGTTAGTTACATGGAACAAGACCGTTATGAAAATCAACGCAAATACGAAAAAAGTTATTCAGACTCATTAGACCGAGCAGAAAGTCATATTCAATCAATGATTGATGAAATTAAGAATTACTGGGAAGATGATGAAAAAGAGACAATTCCTCGTATTGAACCAGAAAAGCCAAAAAACACAAATGAGGTATTTATAGTTCACGGCAGAAACAATGAAATCAAACAGGAAGTAGCACGATTTCTAACAACACTGAAATTGAATCCCGTAATACTGCACGAACAGCCAAATCAAGGTCAAACAATCATAGAGAAGTTTGAAAATCATGCAGAACAGACCGGGTTTGCTGTAGTATTACTTACCGGTGATGATGTGGGAGCACTAAAAGAAGAAGAAAACGAACCCCAACCTCGTGCAAGGCAAAATGCGATTTTAGAACTCGGATTTTTCATGGGAAAACTCGGCAGGAATAGAGTTTGTGCGTTGGTTGAGAAAGGTGTAAAAATACCGTCCGATTATAGTGGGGTTGTCTACATAACACTAGACAAAGAAGGAGTGTGGAAATTGAACCTTATCAAGGAATTGAAAACTGCCGGTCTCAATGTTGACGCGAACCTCGCCGTGAGTGCTTCAAACTAA
- a CDS encoding HNH endonuclease: MLSSPVLVLNKNYLPVSVTSLRRAFIMLYCGEAKAVSQTYETFDFESWAQVSTAADGGLDGEYIRTVTKIIKAPRVILLLRYGGFHRKRPKFNRLNIFRRDDGKCQYCGREFPKKDLTIDHVVPRSLGGTSRWDNVVCSCGTCNRKKGGRTPEQARMKLLTLPVEPQWGPFTDIYARAVRYKEWEPFVSFVDASYWNVELEG; encoded by the coding sequence ATGTTGAGTTCACCGGTTCTTGTGTTGAACAAAAACTATCTGCCCGTGTCCGTTACCAGTTTGAGACGGGCGTTCATAATGCTCTACTGCGGCGAGGCAAAAGCCGTTTCGCAGACCTATGAGACTTTTGATTTTGAGAGTTGGGCGCAGGTGTCCACCGCGGCGGACGGCGGTTTGGACGGTGAATACATCAGAACCGTTACAAAAATCATCAAAGCGCCCAGAGTCATACTTCTTCTCCGCTACGGCGGATTTCACAGAAAGCGTCCCAAATTCAACCGCCTGAACATATTCCGCAGGGACGATGGGAAATGCCAATACTGCGGGCGTGAGTTTCCGAAAAAGGATTTGACGATAGACCACGTAGTTCCGCGTTCGCTCGGCGGCACAAGCAGGTGGGACAATGTTGTGTGCTCATGCGGCACGTGCAACCGCAAAAAAGGTGGGAGAACGCCGGAGCAGGCGAGGATGAAACTTCTGACTCTGCCCGTTGAACCCCAGTGGGGACCTTTCACCGACATTTACGCGCGCGCCGTGCGCTACAAGGAATGGGAGCCGTTTGTAAGCTTCGTTGATGCGTCGTATTGGAACGTTGAACTTGAGGGCTGA
- a CDS encoding GYD domain-containing protein, translating to MNTYILLSKLTPEGRKTVKERPGRIKEVDRELEKFGVKVIEQYATLGHYDFVNIVEAPDNETLGQVSIELCSRGTLELITLVAVSIDSMIDTLAKAKSSK from the coding sequence TTGAACACTTATATTTTGCTCAGTAAACTCACTCCCGAAGGGAGAAAAACGGTCAAGGAAAGGCCCGGTAGAATCAAGGAAGTTGACCGGGAACTTGAGAAGTTTGGCGTCAAAGTTATTGAGCAATATGCCACTCTGGGGCATTACGATTTTGTCAACATAGTTGAAGCGCCGGACAATGAAACTCTGGGGCAGGTTTCAATTGAACTTTGTTCGCGTGGAACTCTTGAGCTTATAACGCTTGTAGCCGTTTCCATTGATTCAATGATAGACACCCTTGCTAAGGCAAAGTCCTCCAAATGA
- the mqnC gene encoding dehypoxanthine futalosine cyclase — translation MTVREICDKVMSGERIDRADALALLEKATLPQLGGLASFRRQRNNPGKTVTFVRDTNPNYTNVCDTECLFCAFWRPPGAADAYTLEADKLLEMMKTSYHNGATTVLLQGGHNPEISLDYYIEIVRRAREEIPELHLHAFSAPEVAAIAKYEGLNSREVLQKLWNAGLRTIPGGGAEILSNGVRKKISPLKIDADRWIEIVRESHEIGFKTTATMMFGHVEENEDIVEHLERIRSLQDETGGFLAFIPWIFKPTNTFLERKIPEETGGERYLRVLAVCRIFLDNFRFIQGSWFTQGFKIGSASMRFGADDLGGTLYEENVLRCAENKTKASAEEIVGMIKSAGFEPAQRNTLYEIIRKF, via the coding sequence ATGACCGTGCGGGAAATATGCGACAAGGTAATGAGCGGCGAAAGAATTGACCGTGCGGACGCGCTTGCCCTTCTTGAAAAAGCCACCCTTCCGCAACTGGGAGGACTCGCGTCTTTCCGCAGGCAGAGAAACAACCCCGGAAAGACCGTAACTTTTGTGCGCGACACAAACCCGAACTACACAAACGTGTGCGACACCGAATGTCTGTTCTGCGCGTTTTGGAGACCACCCGGCGCGGCTGACGCCTACACACTTGAGGCGGACAAACTGCTTGAAATGATGAAAACCTCGTATCACAACGGGGCGACAACCGTTCTGCTTCAAGGCGGCCACAACCCCGAAATCAGTTTGGACTACTACATTGAAATTGTGAGGCGCGCGCGTGAAGAGATTCCCGAACTCCATCTTCACGCCTTTTCGGCGCCCGAAGTTGCGGCAATCGCGAAATACGAGGGGTTGAATTCGCGGGAGGTTCTGCAAAAACTCTGGAACGCGGGACTGCGCACAATCCCCGGCGGCGGCGCGGAAATTCTTTCCAACGGTGTTAGAAAAAAAATCAGCCCGCTCAAAATAGACGCGGACAGGTGGATAGAAATTGTTCGTGAATCGCACGAAATAGGTTTTAAAACCACCGCAACAATGATGTTCGGACACGTTGAGGAAAATGAAGACATTGTTGAACATCTTGAAAGAATTCGGTCTTTGCAAGACGAAACGGGCGGATTTCTTGCTTTTATTCCGTGGATTTTCAAGCCGACAAACACTTTTCTTGAGCGCAAAATTCCGGAGGAAACCGGCGGCGAGCGATACTTGCGCGTGCTGGCGGTGTGCCGGATTTTTCTTGACAATTTCAGGTTCATTCAAGGGTCATGGTTCACACAGGGGTTCAAAATCGGTTCCGCGTCAATGAGATTCGGCGCGGACGACCTCGGAGGCACTCTTTATGAGGAAAATGTTCTGCGGTGTGCGGAGAACAAGACCAAAGCGAGCGCGGAGGAAATTGTCGGCATGATAAAAAGCGCCGGATTTGAGCCCGCTCAGAGAAACACTCTTTACGAAATCATACGTAAATTCTGA
- the hisC gene encoding histidinol-phosphate transaminase, with protein sequence MAGIEKLLHRVSPSVRALSAYDSSRPRRRIKLDGNESPFSLSGELRSEIARVAENLPLNRYPDPNCEWLKKAVSERTGTDSSGIVFGNGSDELIQILIAAFCGESETVLVPAPTFSMYALTAQVLGKKVVKENLTPDFDINPEAMLAAMNAHNPDIVFLASPNSPTGNLLSPGKVEAVIAGAPGIVVVDEAYFSFCGKTHVALMKKYENLAVMRTFSKIGFAALRLGALFMNPELAAQAEKVRLPYNINSFTQAAARVFFENPGVFEENINIIKSEREKMFQTLGSIDAIKVFPSAANFFLIQFNGAKTAGEVHRALIEKDILTRNFPDTDMADCLRVTIGLPEENREFEESLRAIISGL encoded by the coding sequence ATGGCGGGTATTGAAAAGCTTCTGCACAGGGTTTCCCCTTCGGTTCGCGCTTTATCCGCTTATGATTCCTCCCGTCCGCGGCGCAGAATCAAACTTGACGGCAACGAAAGCCCGTTTTCTCTTTCCGGCGAATTGCGCTCGGAAATCGCGCGAGTCGCGGAAAATCTTCCCTTAAACCGCTATCCCGACCCCAACTGCGAGTGGCTAAAAAAAGCCGTGTCCGAACGGACGGGAACGGACTCAAGCGGCATAGTGTTCGGCAACGGCTCGGACGAATTGATACAAATCCTCATAGCGGCTTTTTGCGGTGAATCGGAAACCGTGCTTGTTCCCGCGCCCACTTTTTCAATGTACGCGCTCACGGCGCAAGTGCTCGGCAAAAAGGTTGTGAAGGAAAACCTCACGCCGGATTTTGACATCAATCCCGAAGCGATGCTTGCCGCGATGAACGCTCATAATCCCGACATTGTTTTTCTCGCCTCGCCCAACAGTCCCACGGGCAATCTGCTGTCGCCCGGCAAGGTTGAAGCCGTTATCGCGGGCGCGCCGGGAATTGTGGTTGTGGACGAAGCGTATTTCAGTTTTTGCGGCAAAACACATGTTGCGCTTATGAAAAAGTATGAAAATCTCGCCGTTATGCGGACTTTTTCAAAAATCGGTTTCGCCGCGCTCCGTCTGGGCGCGCTCTTTATGAATCCCGAACTCGCCGCGCAAGCGGAGAAAGTTCGCCTTCCCTACAACATCAATTCCTTCACGCAAGCCGCCGCGCGCGTCTTTTTTGAAAACCCGGGCGTTTTTGAAGAAAACATCAACATCATCAAGTCCGAGCGCGAAAAGATGTTTCAAACTCTCGGTTCCATTGACGCAATAAAAGTGTTTCCGAGCGCCGCCAATTTTTTCCTCATTCAATTTAACGGCGCAAAAACCGCGGGCGAAGTTCACCGCGCGCTGATTGAAAAAGATATTCTTACGCGCAATTTTCCGGACACCGATATGGCGGACTGCCTCAGGGTTACAATCGGTCTTCCGGAGGAAAACAGAGAGTTTGAAGAAAGTTTGCGCGCGATTATTTCCGGGCTTTAA